Proteins encoded together in one Canis lupus familiaris isolate Mischka breed German Shepherd chromosome 25, alternate assembly UU_Cfam_GSD_1.0, whole genome shotgun sequence window:
- the CCDC115 gene encoding coiled-coil domain-containing protein 115 isoform X1 codes for MAAPDLRSELDSLLLQLLRDLEELEAKRAALNARVEEGWLSLSKARYAMGAKSVGPLQYASHMEPQVCVYTSEAQDGLQKFWVMRASAQTPEELGPREAVCLSPALRRRKGLTKTPEPESSPAPRDPLNWFGILVPHSLRHAQASFREGLQLAADMASLQIRIDWGRSQLRGLQEKLKHLEPESA; via the exons ATGGCTGCGCCGGACCTCCGCTCGGAGCTGGACTCGCTGCTTCTGCAACTGCTCCGGGACCTGGAAGAACTGGAGGCGAAGCGGGCGGCGCTGAACGCCCGGGTGGAGGAG GGCTGGCTCTCGCTCTCCAAAGCTCGCTATGCCATGGGCGCCAAGTCTGTAGGTCCTCTGCAGTATGCCTCCCACATGGAGCCACAGGTCTGCGTCTACACCAG CGAGGCCCAGGACGGACTCCAGAAGTTCTGGGTGATGAGAGCCAGCGCCCAGACTCCAGAGGAGCTGGGACCCCGTGAGGCAG TCTGTCTTTCTCCAGCTTTGCGCAGGCGCAAGGGTCTCACCAAAACCCCAGAGCCGGagtcctccccagccccccgggACCCTCTGAATTGGTTTGGAATCCTGGTTCCTCACAGTCTGCGGCATGCCCAAGCCAGCTTCCGAGAGG GCCTGCAGCTGGCTGCAGACATGGCCAGCCTTCAGATCCGCATCGACTGGGGTCGAAGCCAGCTCCGGGGGCTCCAGGAGAAACTCAAGCATCTGGAGCCAGAATCTGCCTGA
- the CCDC115 gene encoding coiled-coil domain-containing protein 115 isoform X2 — MAAPDLRSELDSLLLQLLRDLEELEAKRAALNARVEEGWLSLSKARYAMGAKSVGPLQYASHMEPQVCVYTSEAQDGLQKFWVMRASAQTPEELGPREAALRRRKGLTKTPEPESSPAPRDPLNWFGILVPHSLRHAQASFREGLQLAADMASLQIRIDWGRSQLRGLQEKLKHLEPESA; from the exons ATGGCTGCGCCGGACCTCCGCTCGGAGCTGGACTCGCTGCTTCTGCAACTGCTCCGGGACCTGGAAGAACTGGAGGCGAAGCGGGCGGCGCTGAACGCCCGGGTGGAGGAG GGCTGGCTCTCGCTCTCCAAAGCTCGCTATGCCATGGGCGCCAAGTCTGTAGGTCCTCTGCAGTATGCCTCCCACATGGAGCCACAGGTCTGCGTCTACACCAG CGAGGCCCAGGACGGACTCCAGAAGTTCTGGGTGATGAGAGCCAGCGCCCAGACTCCAGAGGAGCTGGGACCCCGTGAGGCAG CTTTGCGCAGGCGCAAGGGTCTCACCAAAACCCCAGAGCCGGagtcctccccagccccccgggACCCTCTGAATTGGTTTGGAATCCTGGTTCCTCACAGTCTGCGGCATGCCCAAGCCAGCTTCCGAGAGG GCCTGCAGCTGGCTGCAGACATGGCCAGCCTTCAGATCCGCATCGACTGGGGTCGAAGCCAGCTCCGGGGGCTCCAGGAGAAACTCAAGCATCTGGAGCCAGAATCTGCCTGA